A stretch of the Archangium violaceum genome encodes the following:
- a CDS encoding transcriptional regulator — MKAPFEELAALDRLVHEPARLALLTALAACESADFLYLQRLTGLSKGNLSSHLSKLEEAGLVTVEKQFKGKTPLTRIAVTEAGREAVERHWRQLEQLRGKARRWVPRGSD; from the coding sequence ATGAAGGCCCCCTTCGAGGAGCTGGCGGCGTTGGATCGGCTCGTCCACGAGCCCGCGCGGCTGGCCCTGCTCACCGCCCTCGCGGCGTGCGAGAGCGCGGACTTCCTCTACCTGCAGCGGCTCACCGGCCTGTCCAAGGGAAACCTGTCCAGCCACCTGTCCAAGCTGGAGGAGGCGGGGCTGGTCACGGTGGAGAAGCAGTTCAAGGGCAAGACGCCCCTCACCCGCATCGCCGTCACGGAGGCCGGACGCGAAGCGGTGGAGCGGCACTGGCGGCAGTTGGAGCAGTTGCGCGGCAAGGCCCGGCGCTGGGTGCCGCGAGGCTCGGACTGA
- a CDS encoding hydrogenase maturation nickel metallochaperone HypA yields MSPHIPVLQESMLARQVLETVLQRAVIHGAARIRVVRGWVAETESLSPEGLSSQFAAHARGTRAEGARLLLNLIHVEARCRTCGRTYAPEHHLLRCPVCGSADGEQLGQTGLAVTAIEVD; encoded by the coding sequence ATGTCCCCCCACATCCCCGTCCTACAGGAATCCATGCTGGCCCGGCAGGTGCTGGAAACGGTCCTCCAGCGGGCCGTCATCCACGGCGCCGCGCGCATCCGCGTGGTGCGCGGGTGGGTGGCGGAGACGGAGTCCCTGTCCCCCGAGGGCCTGTCCTCCCAGTTCGCCGCCCACGCCCGGGGCACGCGAGCGGAGGGGGCCCGGTTGTTGCTGAACCTCATCCACGTGGAGGCGCGCTGCCGGACGTGTGGCCGCACCTACGCCCCCGAGCACCACCTGCTGCGCTGCCCGGTGTGCGGCAGCGCCGATGGGGAGCAGCTCGGGCAGACGGGACTGGCCGTCACCGCCATCGAGGTGGACTGA
- a CDS encoding DUF2381 family protein: protein MLSFTPLAILALMVPRGVPVGAPPAVAACEAVQRIELAVAPVTAARELCVSPGLVTSLRFDAPTVVELQDEVRFEEVVRVRRLLTLMPPPDMVPGERLRLTVRFEGDTSSSGSSFVLVAHPGRATHQVEVYRDKRTRESFLREVVQERARNAQLREELARTQALLGQSGGLRSLIASKTIGYSGVRAQVLKSKVREPSDGGLSVVTGASYRAEQSMAVDVLLKNSGSEPWMAAGASLVDARGEEMKGVKFHQEDVIAPNEVRSVIVEVATAEAQAQGELTLRLWDAGGRAITIPEVPFP, encoded by the coding sequence GTGCTTTCATTCACCCCCCTCGCCATCCTGGCCCTCATGGTTCCTCGTGGTGTCCCCGTTGGGGCGCCACCTGCGGTCGCCGCTTGTGAGGCCGTGCAGCGCATCGAGCTGGCAGTGGCGCCCGTCACCGCGGCCCGGGAACTCTGCGTCAGTCCGGGGCTCGTGACGAGCCTGCGCTTCGACGCCCCCACCGTCGTGGAATTGCAAGATGAAGTGCGGTTCGAGGAGGTGGTCCGTGTTCGCAGACTCCTGACGTTGATGCCGCCGCCAGACATGGTTCCTGGGGAACGGCTACGGCTCACGGTGCGCTTCGAGGGTGATACGTCCTCGAGCGGTAGCTCCTTCGTGCTGGTGGCCCACCCGGGACGGGCGACGCATCAGGTGGAGGTATACCGGGACAAGCGCACTCGGGAGTCCTTCCTGCGGGAGGTGGTTCAGGAGCGTGCGAGGAATGCGCAACTCCGCGAGGAGCTCGCGCGGACACAGGCCCTGCTCGGTCAATCAGGGGGGCTCAGAAGTCTCATTGCCAGTAAGACGATTGGCTACAGCGGGGTTCGGGCTCAAGTGCTCAAATCGAAGGTGCGCGAACCGTCGGATGGAGGTCTCTCCGTGGTGACGGGTGCCAGCTACCGCGCGGAGCAGAGCATGGCCGTGGACGTGTTGTTGAAGAACTCCGGGTCGGAGCCCTGGATGGCGGCCGGGGCCTCCCTGGTGGACGCCCGTGGCGAGGAGATGAAGGGGGTGAAGTTCCACCAGGAGGACGTCATTGCGCCCAACGAGGTGAGGTCAGTGATTGTGGAGGTCGCTACAGCCGAAGCGCAGGCTCAAGGCGAATTGACGCTGAGGCTGTGGGATGCAGGAGGGCGAGCCATCACCATTCCCGAGGTGCCGTTCCCGTAG
- the zwf gene encoding glucose-6-phosphate dehydrogenase: MEEQGLHIETHPREGDPLVRAGRPDPCIMVLFGATGDLAQRKLFPALFELARQGLLPNNFAVVAFSRSEHNLEQFRAQVKEGLQKFARTQPLDEATWERLSSKLEMMTGGYDDPESYTRLREHLERIAERFGTQGNQLYYLATPASTFPSLLNGLAGSGLLYREDPAVKRPWRRLVIEKPFGRDLATAKELNQALAAVLDEKQIFRIDHYLGKETVQNILVFRFANAIFEPLWNRQHIDRVEITAAEKIGVEGRGRFYDETGVIRDMVQNHLLQVLALCAMEPPVSFGSEDIRDEKNKVFRALRPMVGGEVARYVVQGQYKGYREEHGVAKDSKTPTYVALKTYIDTWRWQGVPFYVRAGKSLSKRVTEVSIHFKPVPHCLFNTGDTCQRLQPNVLTLRIQPREGIALSFESKVPGEDINIAGVTMDFDYSESFHKPVPEAYERLMLDCMRGNTTLFARQDSVEQAWAWVTPIIEALDAGKGGPMQTYEPGSTGPDAAAALLARDGRRWTELKG, translated from the coding sequence ATGGAAGAGCAGGGCCTGCACATCGAAACCCATCCCCGAGAAGGAGACCCGCTGGTACGGGCAGGAAGACCCGACCCATGCATCATGGTCCTCTTCGGCGCCACGGGAGACCTGGCGCAGCGCAAGCTCTTCCCGGCCCTCTTCGAGCTGGCGCGCCAGGGGCTGCTGCCCAACAACTTCGCCGTGGTGGCCTTCAGCCGCTCGGAGCACAACCTGGAGCAGTTCCGCGCCCAGGTGAAGGAGGGGCTGCAGAAGTTCGCCCGCACCCAGCCGTTGGACGAGGCCACGTGGGAGCGGCTCTCCTCCAAGCTGGAGATGATGACGGGCGGCTACGACGACCCGGAGTCCTACACCCGTCTGCGCGAGCACCTGGAGCGCATCGCCGAGCGCTTCGGCACCCAGGGCAACCAGCTCTACTACCTGGCCACCCCGGCCTCCACCTTCCCCTCGCTGCTCAACGGTCTGGCCGGCTCCGGGCTGCTGTACCGCGAGGACCCCGCCGTGAAGCGGCCCTGGCGGCGGCTCGTCATCGAGAAGCCCTTCGGCCGCGACCTGGCCACCGCGAAGGAGCTCAACCAGGCCCTGGCCGCGGTGCTGGACGAGAAGCAGATCTTCCGCATCGACCACTACCTGGGCAAGGAGACGGTGCAGAACATCCTCGTCTTCCGCTTCGCCAACGCCATCTTCGAGCCGCTGTGGAACCGGCAGCACATCGACCGGGTGGAGATCACCGCGGCGGAGAAGATTGGCGTGGAGGGGCGCGGGCGCTTCTACGACGAGACGGGCGTCATCCGGGACATGGTGCAGAACCACCTGTTGCAGGTGCTGGCCCTGTGCGCCATGGAGCCCCCCGTCTCGTTCGGCTCGGAGGACATCCGGGACGAGAAGAACAAGGTGTTCCGCGCGCTGCGCCCCATGGTGGGCGGCGAGGTGGCCAGGTACGTGGTGCAGGGGCAGTACAAGGGCTACCGCGAGGAGCACGGGGTGGCGAAGGACTCGAAGACGCCCACCTACGTGGCCCTGAAGACATACATCGACACGTGGCGTTGGCAGGGCGTGCCCTTCTACGTGCGCGCGGGCAAGAGCCTGAGCAAGCGCGTGACGGAGGTGTCCATCCACTTCAAGCCGGTGCCGCACTGCCTCTTCAACACCGGCGACACCTGCCAGCGGCTGCAGCCCAACGTGCTCACGCTGCGCATCCAGCCGCGCGAGGGCATCGCGCTGAGCTTCGAGTCGAAGGTCCCCGGCGAGGACATCAACATCGCGGGCGTCACCATGGACTTCGACTACTCGGAGAGCTTCCACAAGCCGGTGCCGGAGGCGTACGAGCGGTTGATGCTGGACTGCATGCGGGGCAACACCACGCTCTTCGCGCGGCAGGACAGCGTGGAGCAGGCGTGGGCGTGGGTGACGCCCATCATCGAGGCGCTGGACGCGGGCAAGGGTGGGCCGATGCAGACCTACGAGCCCGGGAGCACGGGGCCGGACGCGGCGGCGGCCCTGCTGGCGCGGGATGGCCGGCGTTGGACGGAGCTGAAGGGATGA
- the gndA gene encoding NADP-dependent phosphogluconate dehydrogenase, with the protein MTTAQGAQQGRAQFGVAGMGVMGQSLALNVADHGFRVAVWDRHPERFDDLRQKGAPDSLKGYAALEDFVAALERPRRIMLMVTAGAAVDSMMERLEPLLQPGDIVLDCGNSWFQDTRKREAEWKQKGLLFLGVGVSGGEEGARYGPSIMPGGPAEAYAQVRPVLEAIAAKSEAGVCVTHVGPDGAGHFVKMVHNGIEYADMQLLAETYDLLRHGLGLSADQLADLFSQWNQGIAESFLLETTIKVLRKKDAETGKPLVDLVLDKAGQKGTGKWTVQVSLDLGVPVPSIAGALDARNLSSMKDERVAASRVLHGPKGESLSADEKANLAAWVHDALYAARVVTYAQGMRLIQAASNEYKWNVSLAEMARIWRAGCIIRAKLLTPLREAFEKKPDLPNLMLADSLAPVLEKMAPSWRRTMAVATRLGIPVPVFSASLAYFDSYRSPELPQNLTQAQRDAFGAHTYQRRDKPEAGFIHSDWS; encoded by the coding sequence ATGACGACAGCACAGGGCGCACAGCAGGGGCGTGCGCAGTTCGGCGTGGCGGGTATGGGGGTGATGGGGCAGAGCCTCGCGCTCAACGTGGCGGACCACGGCTTCCGGGTGGCCGTGTGGGATCGCCATCCCGAGCGCTTCGATGACCTGCGCCAGAAGGGCGCGCCCGACAGCCTGAAGGGCTACGCGGCGTTGGAGGACTTCGTGGCCGCGCTGGAGCGCCCGCGGCGCATCATGCTGATGGTGACGGCGGGAGCGGCGGTGGACTCGATGATGGAGCGGCTGGAGCCGCTACTGCAGCCAGGGGACATCGTGCTGGACTGTGGCAACTCCTGGTTCCAGGACACGCGCAAGCGCGAGGCGGAGTGGAAGCAGAAGGGGCTGCTCTTCCTGGGCGTGGGCGTGTCGGGGGGTGAAGAGGGAGCGAGGTACGGCCCGTCCATCATGCCGGGAGGCCCGGCCGAGGCGTACGCGCAGGTGCGCCCGGTGCTGGAGGCCATCGCCGCGAAGAGCGAGGCGGGCGTGTGCGTCACCCACGTGGGTCCGGACGGTGCGGGCCACTTCGTGAAGATGGTGCACAACGGCATCGAGTACGCGGACATGCAGCTCCTGGCGGAGACGTACGACCTGTTGCGCCACGGGCTCGGGCTGTCGGCGGACCAACTGGCGGACCTCTTCTCGCAGTGGAACCAGGGCATCGCCGAGTCCTTCCTGCTGGAGACGACGATCAAGGTCCTGCGCAAGAAGGACGCGGAGACGGGCAAGCCGCTGGTGGATCTGGTGCTGGACAAGGCGGGCCAGAAGGGCACGGGCAAGTGGACGGTGCAGGTATCGCTGGACCTGGGCGTGCCGGTGCCCTCCATCGCCGGGGCGCTGGACGCGCGCAACCTGTCGTCGATGAAGGACGAGCGCGTGGCGGCGAGCCGGGTGCTCCACGGCCCGAAGGGCGAGTCGCTGTCAGCGGACGAGAAGGCGAACCTGGCGGCGTGGGTGCATGACGCGCTGTACGCGGCGCGGGTGGTGACGTACGCGCAGGGGATGCGGCTCATCCAGGCGGCGTCCAACGAGTACAAGTGGAACGTGTCGCTGGCGGAGATGGCGCGCATCTGGCGGGCCGGCTGCATCATCCGCGCGAAGTTGCTCACCCCGCTGCGCGAGGCCTTCGAGAAGAAGCCGGACCTGCCCAACCTGATGCTGGCCGACAGCCTGGCGCCGGTGCTGGAGAAGATGGCGCCGTCCTGGAGGCGCACCATGGCGGTGGCCACGCGGCTGGGGATTCCGGTGCCGGTGTTCAGCGCGAGCCTGGCCTACTTCGACAGCTACCGCAGCCCCGAGCTGCCGCAGAACCTCACCCAGGCCCAGCGCGATGCCTTCGGCGCCCACACCTACCAGCGTCGCGACAAGCCCGAGGCTGGCTTCATCCACTCCGACTGGAGCTGA
- a CDS encoding serine/threonine protein kinase → MHDDMDGAWERPWVELSPGERVAGFIIEGKLASGSFGTVFKAFRDGRRFAVKLVPMDKRGNREVDALRRAQFPNVVSFHGYSVWPDEEPRFLVLALELIEGRSLDVWVREENPSALELVRQVLVPLASTLADVHAAGVVHRDVKETNVIIREADGQPVLVDFGAAAYEGAPRLTMRLPPGTPEYRSPEALRFARAWEGEPYPAGPGDDLWALGVAMYGLLTRELPFGDRHDLGMVRAILEGLPPAPQVLNPRVPPALGALCLRMLEKAPEARFADAKALEAALEDAATLADDAWHAPLFPGGRRPTQTLAPAPTPVPGPMVRARPAGRWRPWAAGLVLGSAVGMGLMAATQRTTSPIPPPPQQAVPRQEIAPVHLTEEVGPGATPQTSPTPAPVARATRAEDPVMTKPQKIRSLAAAACLVGSACASGPQQRPPPKPAECPPGAAAARKQFRIYEGTTHPTYFPAFSETRIAIVREGPITVESAGDWGRFPHSTRFTGQVFFGTERVYGRFTQAILPSGEAVPVCLEWLTSPDVLGIEMEPGSTAKEARIIYDPRVIAVSRFH, encoded by the coding sequence ATGCACGACGACATGGACGGGGCCTGGGAGCGGCCCTGGGTGGAGCTCTCGCCCGGCGAGCGCGTGGCGGGCTTCATCATCGAGGGGAAGCTCGCCTCCGGCAGCTTCGGCACCGTCTTCAAGGCCTTCCGGGACGGGCGCCGCTTCGCCGTGAAGCTGGTGCCCATGGACAAGCGGGGCAACCGCGAGGTGGATGCGCTGCGCCGCGCGCAGTTCCCCAACGTCGTCAGCTTCCACGGGTACAGCGTCTGGCCGGACGAGGAGCCCCGGTTCCTCGTCCTGGCCCTCGAGTTGATAGAGGGCCGCTCGCTGGACGTGTGGGTCCGGGAGGAGAACCCGTCCGCGCTCGAGCTGGTGCGCCAGGTGCTGGTGCCCCTGGCGAGCACCCTGGCGGACGTGCATGCCGCGGGGGTGGTGCACCGGGACGTGAAGGAGACCAACGTCATCATCCGCGAGGCGGATGGGCAGCCGGTGTTGGTGGACTTCGGCGCGGCCGCATACGAGGGCGCCCCGCGTCTGACGATGCGGCTGCCGCCGGGCACCCCGGAATACCGCAGCCCCGAGGCGCTGCGCTTCGCCCGGGCCTGGGAGGGAGAGCCCTATCCCGCCGGCCCGGGAGACGATCTGTGGGCGCTGGGCGTCGCGATGTATGGACTGCTCACGCGCGAGCTGCCCTTCGGAGACCGGCACGACCTGGGCATGGTGCGCGCCATCCTGGAGGGGCTCCCCCCCGCTCCGCAGGTGCTCAACCCGCGCGTGCCCCCGGCGCTGGGCGCGCTGTGTCTGCGCATGTTGGAGAAGGCTCCCGAGGCGCGTTTCGCGGACGCCAAGGCGCTCGAGGCGGCGCTGGAGGACGCGGCGACCCTGGCGGATGACGCCTGGCACGCGCCGCTGTTCCCCGGAGGAAGACGGCCAACCCAGACGCTCGCTCCAGCACCGACTCCCGTTCCTGGCCCGATGGTTCGGGCCCGCCCGGCGGGACGGTGGCGGCCCTGGGCGGCCGGGCTCGTCCTTGGCTCGGCCGTGGGGATGGGACTCATGGCGGCGACCCAACGTACCACGTCGCCCATCCCACCCCCGCCGCAGCAGGCTGTCCCTCGCCAGGAAATAGCGCCCGTTCACCTGACGGAAGAAGTTGGTCCGGGCGCGACACCCCAGACGTCACCCACTCCCGCGCCTGTCGCCCGTGCGACCCGAGCCGAGGACCCCGTGATGACAAAACCCCAGAAGATCCGTTCCCTTGCCGCCGCCGCCTGCCTTGTTGGCTCCGCCTGCGCGAGCGGCCCTCAGCAACGTCCGCCTCCCAAGCCGGCGGAGTGCCCGCCCGGAGCCGCCGCGGCCCGCAAGCAATTCCGAATCTACGAAGGAACGACGCATCCCACGTATTTTCCAGCCTTCTCGGAGACCCGAATCGCCATTGTCCGGGAGGGCCCCATCACGGTCGAGTCAGCGGGCGATTGGGGGAGATTTCCGCATTCCACCCGCTTCACGGGTCAGGTCTTTTTCGGAACGGAACGTGTCTATGGCCGGTTCACCCAGGCCATCCTCCCAAGCGGGGAGGCCGTACCGGTCTGCCTGGAGTGGCTGACGTCTCCCGACGTGCTCGGAATCGAGATGGAGCCCGGGAGCACGGCGAAGGAGGCTCGCATCATCTACGACCCCCGTGTCATCGCGGTGTCTCGCTTCCACTAG
- the pgl gene encoding 6-phosphogluconolactonase, with protein MRPAPLVVEKEAMGPEGADWVARELRAALAGGGRASLALSGGSTPGPVYRELATRDVPWERVDFYFVDERFVPPDHPESNYLLAEEALFKPLGVPPPHIFRMQGERTDREQAASDYEKLLPPVLDVVVLGMGEDGHTASLFPGHSALQEKERRVLAVVGPKPPPWRMTLTLPVLQSARKVLGLVSGAGKRDMVRRVLAGEDLPAAQVEQAQWMMDRAAAGQQ; from the coding sequence ATGAGGCCGGCCCCACTCGTGGTGGAGAAGGAAGCGATGGGGCCCGAGGGAGCGGACTGGGTGGCGCGAGAGCTGCGCGCGGCCCTGGCCGGGGGCGGGAGGGCCAGCCTGGCGCTGTCGGGCGGGAGCACCCCGGGGCCGGTGTACCGGGAGCTGGCGACGCGGGACGTGCCGTGGGAGCGGGTGGACTTCTACTTCGTGGACGAGCGCTTCGTGCCGCCGGACCACCCGGAGAGCAACTACCTGCTGGCGGAGGAGGCGCTCTTCAAGCCGCTGGGCGTGCCGCCCCCTCACATCTTCCGGATGCAGGGCGAGCGGACGGACCGGGAGCAGGCCGCGAGCGACTACGAGAAGCTGCTGCCTCCGGTGCTGGACGTGGTGGTGCTGGGCATGGGCGAGGACGGACACACGGCCTCTCTCTTCCCTGGCCACTCCGCGCTCCAGGAGAAGGAGCGGCGGGTGCTGGCGGTGGTGGGACCCAAGCCTCCGCCGTGGAGGATGACGCTGACGCTGCCCGTGCTCCAGTCGGCCCGGAAGGTGCTGGGGCTGGTGAGCGGAGCGGGTAAGCGGGACATGGTGCGCCGGGTGCTCGCGGGGGAGGACCTGCCCGCGGCCCAGGTGGAGCAGGCGCAGTGGATGATGGACCGGGCCGCGGCTGGCCAGCAGTGA
- a CDS encoding uracil-xanthine permease family protein: MQPLPLQKKVVLGLQHTIAMFGATVLVPLLTGLNPSVALFGAGLATLLFHALTGFGVPIFLGSSFAFIAPIIAVLEAEGPAAAGGGLVAAGAMYVVFSALVKAVGVRRIQQIFPPIVTGPVIIVIGLSLAGVAVNQAQSHWGLALITLLAAILTSVFARGLFKMIPILIAVITGYVAALVLGLVEPAKLAAIRDAAWVGLPPFHAPAFSWSAIFVLAPVAVVTFIEHIGDVIVNGRVVGKNFLERPGLPRTLFADGIANMLSAAIGGPAATTYAENTGVLAVTRVYDPAVLRIAAGFAMLFGLSPKLASVFQSLPAGVLGGVSILLFGMIASVGIRTLSEARIDFAHSRNLIVVSLILVLGLGGAKVPVTLGEVHVELHGMALAALVGILANALLPASLDREELDAHPASDDPAGGR; encoded by the coding sequence ATGCAGCCCCTCCCGCTCCAGAAGAAGGTCGTGCTGGGCCTCCAGCACACCATCGCCATGTTCGGCGCCACCGTGCTGGTGCCGCTCCTCACCGGCCTCAATCCGAGTGTCGCCCTCTTCGGAGCGGGGCTGGCCACCCTGCTCTTCCATGCGCTCACCGGGTTCGGCGTGCCCATCTTCCTGGGCAGCAGCTTCGCCTTCATCGCCCCCATCATCGCCGTGCTCGAGGCGGAGGGCCCCGCCGCCGCGGGAGGAGGGCTCGTCGCCGCGGGTGCCATGTACGTCGTCTTCTCCGCCCTGGTGAAGGCCGTGGGCGTGCGGCGCATCCAGCAGATCTTCCCCCCCATCGTCACCGGCCCCGTCATCATCGTCATCGGGCTCAGCCTCGCCGGGGTCGCCGTCAACCAGGCCCAGAGCCATTGGGGGCTCGCGCTCATCACGCTGCTCGCCGCCATCCTCACCAGCGTCTTCGCCCGCGGCCTCTTCAAGATGATTCCCATCCTCATCGCCGTCATCACCGGCTACGTGGCCGCGCTGGTGCTCGGACTGGTGGAGCCCGCGAAGCTCGCTGCCATCCGCGACGCGGCCTGGGTGGGCCTGCCTCCGTTCCACGCCCCGGCGTTCTCGTGGAGCGCCATCTTCGTGCTCGCCCCCGTGGCCGTGGTCACCTTCATCGAGCACATCGGCGACGTCATCGTGAACGGGCGCGTGGTGGGGAAGAACTTCCTCGAGCGGCCCGGCCTGCCGCGCACCCTCTTCGCCGACGGCATCGCCAACATGCTCTCCGCGGCGATCGGGGGGCCGGCCGCCACCACCTACGCGGAGAACACCGGCGTCCTCGCCGTCACCCGCGTGTATGACCCCGCGGTGCTGCGCATCGCCGCCGGCTTCGCCATGCTCTTCGGCCTCTCGCCCAAGCTGGCCTCCGTGTTCCAGAGCCTCCCGGCCGGCGTGCTCGGCGGGGTCAGCATCCTGCTCTTCGGGATGATCGCCTCCGTGGGCATCCGCACCCTCTCCGAGGCGCGGATCGACTTCGCCCACAGCCGCAACCTCATCGTGGTGAGCCTCATCCTCGTGCTCGGCCTGGGCGGTGCGAAGGTGCCGGTGACACTCGGCGAGGTCCACGTGGAGCTGCACGGCATGGCCCTGGCCGCGCTCGTGGGCATCCTCGCCAACGCGCTCCTGCCCGCCTCGCTCGACCGCGAGGAGCTGGATGCGCACCCCGCCTCGGACGATCCCGCGGGCGGAAGATAG